The Candidatus Hydrogenedentota bacterium sequence CGGTCTTCGACGGACGCATGGCCGGACAGTCCGAGCCGTTGGCGCAGTTTTTCAATCACTTCGCCGCGCGCGGAAAAATCGAGCGCGGTGCGGTCGGGTTGCCGGTGTGTGATGGCGGTCCGGACGCGTTCTTTCGCCGTCATGGTTTCTGGCCTGCCCGCATTTTTTCGAGAACGCTGTGGTGGCGTCCGTAGAAAATATAGATGCCCAATCCGGCCGCCAGCCAGAGCAGGAGGCGCAACCAGTTGCTCGACGGCAGGGAGAACATCAGAATGCCGCACAGCAGCGCGCCCATGACCGGCACGAACGCGCCGCCCGGCGCGCGGAACGGGCGTTTGGCGCCGGGCTGAATTTTTCGCATGATAAGCACGGCCAGGCACACAATCACGAAGGCCAGCAACGTGCCGATGTTCACCAGTTCCAACAGGACGCGCAACGGGAAAAACGACGAGAAAAACGCGACCACGATACCCGTCAGAATCGTGGACTTCCACGGCGTTCGGAACGTGGGATGGACGCTGCCGAAGAAACTCGCGGGCAGGAGGCCGTCGCGCGCCATGGCCAGCAAGATGCGCGGCTGGCTCAACATTAGCACCATTTGCACGGATGTGATGCCCGCCAAGGCGCCCAGCGAGACGATGAACGTGGCCCACGGAAGCCCCGCATGCTGGAAGGCCACTGCGACCGGCGCATCTATGTCAATCTTGTCGTAGGGAACCATTCCGGTCAACACAGCCGCCACCGCAATATAGAGGGCGGTGCAGATGAGCAACGAGGCAATGATTCCGATGGGAACGTCACGCTGGGGCTTGCGGGCCTCCTCGGCATGCGTCGAAACGGCGTCGAAGCCGATATAGGCGAAGAAAATAATTCCCGCACCGGCCAGCACGCCCACGGGTTGCCCGGAGGCGCCGCGTCCCCATACGAAGGCTTCTCCGAAGAAACTCAATCCCTTCCATCCATAGGGCGCAAACGGCCGCCAGTTGGCGGGATCGACAAAAAACATGCCTACCACGATGACAAACAGGACGACCAACAGTTTGATGGCCACCATAATCGCATTGAACCCGGCGCTTTCGCGGATGCCGACCACCAGGATAATCGTCAGGATGGCGGAGATGATTAATGCGGGCAGATCGACCAGGGTTCCGGTCATGACGAAATGTCCGGTGGCGGGATCGGTGTTGAACGGTGCGCGGGAAAGAACTTCAGGAATGGAAAGGCCGAACAATCCGATGAAGTTTTGGAAATAGTGGGACCATCCGTGCGCCACAGAGGCCGACGCCATTGTGTATTCGAGCACGAGATCCCATCCGATAATCCATGCAAAGACTTCACCGAGCGTCGTGTAGGCGTAGGTATAGGCCGATCCCGCCACGGGCGCCATCGCGGCGAATTCCGCGTAGCAAAGCGCGGCGAAAATGCATGCGATGCCCGACACGACGAAGGACGCGATAATCGCGGGCCCTGTTTTGTCATGGGCCACCGTTCCCACGATGACGAAGATGCCCGCGCCAATGATCGTGCCGATACCCAGCGCCGTCAGCGAATACGGCCCCAGCACTCGCCGCAACCGGTGGTCGCCGGCCATTTCCTCCATCAGCAGATCGATCGTTTTTCGTGCAAAAAGCCGTTTCATGGTAAAAAAATCCGAACCCCGTCCATGCTTTTCCGGGGGCCAAGAATACGGAGATTGGCCTGCCAAGTCAATCAGACGAAACGTCTTTTTTTGAAGAATTCGAGGGTTTGCAGTTGGCGAACGCTTGACCCCTTGCGATAAATGGAGTAAAACACCCGCAATACTGGACGGTTTTGTCGGCCTTTATTCGGATGGAGTCAACTTAATGCAAAGCACA is a genomic window containing:
- a CDS encoding amino acid permease; the encoded protein is MKRLFARKTIDLLMEEMAGDHRLRRVLGPYSLTALGIGTIIGAGIFVIVGTVAHDKTGPAIIASFVVSGIACIFAALCYAEFAAMAPVAGSAYTYAYTTLGEVFAWIIGWDLVLEYTMASASVAHGWSHYFQNFIGLFGLSIPEVLSRAPFNTDPATGHFVMTGTLVDLPALIISAILTIILVVGIRESAGFNAIMVAIKLLVVLFVIVVGMFFVDPANWRPFAPYGWKGLSFFGEAFVWGRGASGQPVGVLAGAGIIFFAYIGFDAVSTHAEEARKPQRDVPIGIIASLLICTALYIAVAAVLTGMVPYDKIDIDAPVAVAFQHAGLPWATFIVSLGALAGITSVQMVLMLSQPRILLAMARDGLLPASFFGSVHPTFRTPWKSTILTGIVVAFFSSFFPLRVLLELVNIGTLLAFVIVCLAVLIMRKIQPGAKRPFRAPGGAFVPVMGALLCGILMFSLPSSNWLRLLLWLAAGLGIYIFYGRHHSVLEKMRAGQKP